One genomic segment of Chitinophaga sancti includes these proteins:
- a CDS encoding TonB-dependent receptor, producing MVKDVIKIVCLLLITAVCHAQTITFRTEKGWKLDHALLALSAQSGVNIAFNPADADDIAVPARSFDKQSIESIVSTLLNGTGLAFRLQGNRLVVYKSASPAQKRIIPPPPPPVAATSSNAVSGRVLTEDGTALPAASVRIKELNQYFTTDNYGNFTMLLSGVSTFTLEISYVGYQQQTRRIEQLATDTILPIVFMKEVSLRLKNIEVTANRTFEGSSNSSLMITREMIEQTPALSLNDLLNQIPNRTIQAPSLQNVQNIQLRANFEATTNGKGAYELNNAFGVAIIMDGNNITNNMNMQTRNPGSYGVGISSFITSGNSWGLSGSGTTTYTGDYTYGGTDLRQIPPDNIESIEVISGVASARYGDLTDGAVVIERQAGISKGYFRTQIRDQATSASFSKGFRLSPKAGIMNASFSYVNSTFDNREKLKAYERMTSNVIWTNFYGKNKRLKSTTIVDYGRNLDGIKKDPDDESSAKVRFDSWNFSISNKANYRVNSSFVKNITLNLRYSEGHQYSYKEYDVNKAYILYTTATTTGIHEGSYAPGIYRATNIIDGRPVTATASLDMSNEFRTGAISHFLTIGGNYNYGRNKGLGQLADGEKPQLLAYISTSGSQTPGMGERYYDYSRIVPQQDFGFYAEDVFKMRVYDRNLHVRAGGRVDIQNGKVTGSPRINTNYEVNKKLRVGLAYGIAFKSPALAQRYPGPSFQEIPLLNAYNGKEAESYSLIYVDRYDQTNKNLKPSQSQTLELSGQYRKDGFNVTANVYSKWNKNGITATGNYEVISLPAYTATYVEGAKPIVTIDSMKKYQLNRYSFQNILASASRGIELIVSTPKVKVIATSFTISGGINSTNYRTTTNTWKTRPSDVTTTQSDYALMGLYPATNSTTIFSNGRVTSVTHIPKISLIVQFTAECTIISKTKTAQSNGIPIAYRTIGYDYVTITKFDKNDPRYGYLYMPTTETNTNSAPNPIMNFHMSVGKEIRQRFKFAFNVYNVFNYQPWYKTSSNSYVFPNTAPTFGAELSVKI from the coding sequence ATGGTAAAGGATGTAATTAAAATAGTCTGCCTGCTACTCATTACAGCGGTGTGCCATGCGCAAACAATCACCTTCCGCACAGAGAAAGGCTGGAAGCTGGATCATGCGCTGCTGGCACTGTCTGCACAATCGGGGGTGAATATCGCTTTCAATCCCGCAGATGCAGACGACATCGCAGTACCTGCGCGATCGTTTGACAAACAGTCAATCGAAAGCATTGTCAGCACACTGCTCAATGGTACGGGGCTGGCCTTTCGCCTGCAGGGCAACCGCCTGGTGGTATACAAATCAGCCTCACCTGCACAAAAGAGGATCATACCGCCGCCCCCCCCGCCAGTGGCGGCTACCAGCAGCAATGCAGTATCCGGTCGCGTACTCACTGAAGATGGCACCGCACTTCCTGCCGCCAGTGTACGTATCAAAGAACTGAACCAATACTTTACGACTGACAACTATGGTAACTTTACCATGCTCCTCTCCGGTGTCAGCACCTTTACCCTTGAAATCTCTTATGTAGGCTACCAGCAACAAACGCGCAGGATAGAACAGCTGGCTACAGACACTATACTCCCAATTGTCTTTATGAAAGAAGTGAGTCTGCGGTTAAAAAATATTGAGGTGACAGCGAACCGCACCTTTGAAGGCAGCTCCAACTCTTCGTTAATGATTACAAGGGAGATGATCGAACAAACGCCTGCATTAAGTCTGAACGACCTGCTGAACCAAATCCCCAACAGAACCATACAGGCGCCTTCCCTTCAGAATGTGCAGAACATACAACTGCGGGCCAACTTTGAAGCCACCACAAACGGAAAAGGTGCATATGAACTGAACAATGCATTTGGTGTGGCCATCATCATGGATGGTAACAACATTACGAATAACATGAACATGCAGACCCGTAATCCTGGCTCGTATGGAGTAGGCATTTCATCCTTTATCACATCTGGCAACAGCTGGGGCTTGAGTGGTTCGGGTACAACGACATATACCGGTGATTATACCTATGGCGGTACAGATCTGCGCCAGATTCCACCAGATAATATTGAAAGTATAGAGGTCATCTCCGGCGTAGCTTCTGCCAGATATGGCGACCTCACCGATGGTGCTGTGGTGATTGAAAGACAGGCGGGGATCTCCAAAGGATACTTCCGTACACAAATACGTGACCAGGCTACCAGCGCCAGCTTTTCAAAGGGCTTTCGCCTTTCACCCAAAGCAGGGATTATGAATGCAAGCTTTAGTTATGTTAATTCCACCTTTGATAATCGTGAGAAACTGAAAGCATATGAGCGTATGACCAGCAATGTAATATGGACAAACTTTTATGGCAAAAATAAACGCCTGAAAAGTACGACCATCGTGGATTACGGACGCAACCTGGATGGGATTAAAAAAGATCCGGACGATGAATCATCTGCCAAAGTACGTTTTGACAGCTGGAACTTTTCCATCTCCAACAAAGCCAACTATCGTGTGAATAGCAGCTTTGTAAAAAACATCACCCTGAATCTCCGATATAGTGAAGGGCACCAGTATTCCTACAAGGAATACGATGTGAATAAGGCCTATATTCTCTATACAACAGCTACCACTACCGGTATTCATGAAGGATCGTATGCACCTGGCATCTATCGGGCCACCAACATCATCGATGGCCGCCCCGTTACAGCGACCGCCAGCCTTGACATGAGCAATGAATTCCGAACCGGTGCAATTAGTCATTTCCTCACCATCGGGGGTAACTATAACTATGGCCGGAACAAAGGCCTGGGCCAACTGGCAGATGGCGAAAAACCACAACTACTGGCATATATAAGTACCAGTGGCAGTCAGACACCAGGAATGGGTGAGCGTTATTACGATTATAGCCGCATCGTACCCCAGCAGGACTTTGGTTTTTATGCAGAAGATGTATTTAAAATGCGGGTGTATGATCGCAATCTGCACGTAAGAGCAGGTGGCAGAGTGGATATACAGAATGGGAAAGTGACAGGGTCACCCCGTATCAATACGAACTATGAAGTAAACAAAAAACTGCGTGTTGGTCTGGCATATGGTATTGCCTTTAAGTCGCCGGCACTGGCACAACGCTATCCCGGCCCATCTTTCCAGGAAATCCCTTTATTGAATGCATATAATGGTAAAGAAGCAGAAAGCTATTCACTGATCTATGTGGATCGTTATGATCAGACGAATAAAAACCTGAAGCCATCACAAAGCCAGACACTGGAGTTATCCGGCCAATACAGAAAAGATGGTTTCAACGTCACAGCCAATGTGTATTCCAAATGGAACAAAAATGGCATCACCGCTACCGGTAACTATGAAGTGATCAGTCTTCCTGCTTACACTGCCACCTATGTGGAAGGCGCCAAACCAATTGTGACAATAGATAGCATGAAAAAATACCAGCTGAACAGATACAGTTTCCAGAACATTCTGGCATCTGCCAGCCGGGGGATAGAACTGATCGTAAGTACACCAAAGGTAAAGGTCATCGCTACTTCCTTTACCATCAGCGGCGGTATTAACAGTACGAACTACAGAACTACGACCAATACATGGAAAACAAGACCTTCAGATGTAACTACCACTCAATCTGACTACGCGCTGATGGGGTTGTATCCTGCTACCAATAGTACTACCATTTTCAGCAATGGCCGCGTAACATCTGTCACACATATTCCGAAGATCAGCCTGATCGTGCAGTTCACAGCTGAATGTACCATTATCAGCAAGACTAAAACTGCCCAAAGCAATGGTATACCCATTGCCTACCGCACTATCGGATACGACTATGTAACGATCACAAAATTCGATAAAAACGATCCAAGATATGGCTACCTGTATATGCCCACCACGGAAACAAACACCAACAGCGCTCCCAACCCGATCATGAACTTCCACATGAGCGTGGGTAAGGAAATCCGCCAGCGGTTCAAGTTTGCTTTCAACGTCTACAATGTATTCAATTATCAACCCTGGTATAAAACCAGTTCGAACTCATACGTATTTCCAAACACCGCTCCTACATTCGGAGCGGAACTATCTGTAAAAATTTAA
- a CDS encoding FecR family protein: protein MNQSLDIETLLLDDSFIQYCLGKADEATIRHWDTISNVHPEIVAQAKEIVHGIYNWGASQELNLATDALRRQINKPVRIYRIIRRMSIAAAVLFVAGISYKLLQPGSMITLSTADSVKKLTLPDSTVIWMNTKTTIQYAGRKIILKEGEIFCEVQHDVNNPFTVTTATGLEIADIGTSFQVRSYKAQRDEKVSVTSGVVKVKDQLLQQGEGISVNKTTKQATLIPAENTSWMQQKFILNNVPLSQLLASLQEQYHVRFNIKNNGILKCRVTVSFTTVDNLHDILDNLNLIYGIKYNIQQDEIILDGKGCN, encoded by the coding sequence ATGAATCAGTCATTAGACATAGAAACATTACTGTTAGACGACAGCTTCATTCAATACTGCCTTGGCAAAGCAGACGAAGCGACTATTCGTCATTGGGATACTATCAGCAATGTACATCCTGAGATTGTAGCCCAGGCCAAAGAAATTGTACACGGTATTTATAACTGGGGCGCCAGCCAAGAGTTGAATCTCGCTACCGACGCCCTGCGCAGACAAATTAATAAACCTGTACGTATCTATCGCATCATCAGGCGTATGAGCATTGCAGCAGCTGTTTTGTTCGTGGCAGGTATTAGTTATAAACTGCTACAGCCAGGCTCCATGATCACCCTTAGCACTGCGGACAGTGTAAAAAAACTGACACTGCCTGACAGTACTGTTATCTGGATGAATACTAAAACCACTATTCAGTATGCAGGTAGAAAAATCATTCTCAAAGAAGGTGAAATTTTCTGCGAAGTACAGCACGACGTAAACAATCCATTCACCGTTACCACCGCTACAGGATTGGAAATAGCCGATATCGGCACGAGTTTCCAGGTGCGTAGTTACAAAGCACAGCGCGATGAAAAAGTAAGTGTAACAAGTGGTGTTGTAAAAGTAAAAGATCAACTTTTACAACAGGGTGAAGGCATATCTGTAAACAAAACAACGAAACAAGCTACGCTCATTCCCGCTGAGAACACCAGCTGGATGCAGCAGAAATTTATCCTGAACAATGTACCGCTTAGTCAGCTGTTAGCGTCACTACAGGAACAATATCACGTACGCTTCAATATTAAAAACAATGGTATCCTGAAATGCCGTGTCACCGTGAGTTTTACGACGGTTGATAACCTTCACGACATTCTGGACAACCTCAATCTGATATACGGAATCAAATACAATATCCAACAGGACGAAATTATTTTAGATGGTAAAGGATGTAATTAA
- a CDS encoding RNA polymerase sigma factor, giving the protein MGARGTAEIRALWRAFVNNRSEQNFYALYRQFFPYLLSIGLKITADRDLVKDVLNQQFLQLWQQRETLQDIEYPLTYVTTSFRRKLLKEEGTNSIVQELTDEHLQLYTEPSPEQASLHREADVLLQQRITNAIQRLSERKQLLIRLKYFEGLSYAEIALKTGLTERTIYNKVHEAIKELRKELN; this is encoded by the coding sequence ATGGGAGCCAGGGGAACAGCAGAAATCCGGGCGTTATGGAGGGCATTTGTAAATAATCGTAGCGAACAGAATTTTTACGCATTGTACCGTCAGTTTTTCCCTTATTTGTTATCGATAGGATTAAAAATTACGGCTGACAGGGATCTGGTCAAAGATGTATTGAACCAGCAATTCCTGCAGTTATGGCAGCAGCGCGAAACGTTGCAGGATATTGAATATCCGCTCACTTATGTGACGACGAGTTTCAGGCGCAAATTATTGAAAGAAGAAGGAACGAATTCGATCGTACAGGAACTGACAGACGAACATTTACAGCTATATACAGAACCATCTCCGGAACAGGCGTCCCTGCATCGGGAAGCTGATGTTTTGCTACAACAGAGGATTACAAATGCTATTCAACGTCTTTCGGAGAGAAAACAATTATTGATCCGGTTGAAATATTTTGAAGGATTGTCGTATGCGGAAATAGCGCTGAAAACAGGGCTAACGGAGCGGACGATTTATAATAAGGTGCATGAAGCGATCAAGGAATTGAGAAAGGAATTGAACTAA